The Bacillota bacterium region GGTCGGTCCACGACCCCATCTACCAGGGGGCCGGGCCGCTGGGGATCGCGGGCATCCCCCAACCCAAACCGGGGGCGGTGACTCGTGCTCACGGGGGTATCCTGTTTCTGGACGAGATCGGGGAACTGCACCCCGTGCAACTTAACCGCCTGCTCAAGGTGCTGGAGGACAGGCGTGTCCACTTCGAGAGCGCCTATTACTCCCCCGAGGACCCCAACATCCCCCGCCACATCAAGGACATCTTCGAAAACGGGTTGCCCGCGGACTTTCGCCTGGTGGGGGCCACCACCCGGTTACCAGAGGAGATATCGCCCGCCATCAGGTCCCGGTGCATGGAGATATTTTTCCGGCCCCTTGAGCCCGAGGAACTCCGCCGGATCGCCGCCAATGCCGCCGTCCGGGTAGGGTTCACCGTGGACGGGGACGCCCTGGAGCTGGTGGGGAAGTATGCCGCCAACGGGCGGGAAGCGGTAAACATGGTGCAGATGGCGGTGGGCGTGGCCCAGGTGGAGGGTCGGCGGCGGATCACCCGCGCCGACATGGATTGGGTGGTGACGACCGGGCAGTACTCCCCCCGGGTGGAGGTGCGCCCGGGTACCACCCCCCGCGTAGGGGTCGCCTACGGTCTGGCGGTTGCGGGCCCCAACGTGGGGGTGGTGATGGAGGTGGAGGCTTCCTGCCACCACGTGGGAGGGCGGCGTGGGCAGGTCAGGGTAACCGGGGCGGTCGAGGCAGAAGAGGTGGGGGCGCCGGGACGGCGGTTGCGGCGCAAGGGGCAGGCCCTGGGAGCGGTGGAGACGGTCCTGAGTGCGCTGGCGGAGATACTGGACAGGGATCTGCTGGACTACGACGTGCACGTGAACTGGCCCGGGGGGATCCCGGTGGACGGTCCCTCCGGGGGCGTTGCTGTGGGGGCAGCTGTCGCCTCCGCCCTGCTTGAGGTTCCTGTCCGCCCGGACGTGGCCCTCACCGGCGAGGTGTCCGTGCGGGGCGACGTCAAGGCGGTAGGTGGCATCGTCCCC contains the following coding sequences:
- the lonB gene encoding ATP-dependent protease LonB; this translates as MELSLLLSWVQLFFLVVIGLYFLSLLRTQQGSRIAIDRESRHEMEKLRKMRAVALSPPLTELTRPSTFAEVVGQEDGLRALRAALCGPHPQHVIVYGPPGVGKTAAARLVLEEAKRNPESPFGPDARFVEVDATASRFDERGIADPLIGSVHDPIYQGAGPLGIAGIPQPKPGAVTRAHGGILFLDEIGELHPVQLNRLLKVLEDRRVHFESAYYSPEDPNIPRHIKDIFENGLPADFRLVGATTRLPEEISPAIRSRCMEIFFRPLEPEELRRIAANAAVRVGFTVDGDALELVGKYAANGREAVNMVQMAVGVAQVEGRRRITRADMDWVVTTGQYSPRVEVRPGTTPRVGVAYGLAVAGPNVGVVMEVEASCHHVGGRRGQVRVTGAVEAEEVGAPGRRLRRKGQALGAVETVLSALAEILDRDLLDYDVHVNWPGGIPVDGPSGGVAVGAAVASALLEVPVRPDVALTGEVSVRGDVKAVGGIVPKIAAARRAGFSLAVVPRANCHLGLGGDGLEVHAVETLAEVLSLALVGSPAREAVLSR